In Phycodurus eques isolate BA_2022a chromosome 23, UOR_Pequ_1.1, whole genome shotgun sequence, a genomic segment contains:
- the gc2 gene encoding retinal guanylyl cyclase 2 isoform X2 translates to MVVCWIAFRVLNQLTTLSSWSCDLPALNFTMRGRSPVSQSQKRGRDGASSSDCHLLARFLLVLLTSLCVLPRPGRGALFRVGVVGPWECDPIFAKALPDVAAQLAVNHINKDPSLSYAATFDYVVLHEPCETSRALERFLAFHTKASAYVGPANPGYCDAASMLSKGWNKALFAWGCVGYDLDRVRRHPTFARSMPRPTWVLLRMMRYFRWAHVGIIAASDDIWVETATKVADSLRAHALPVRLVSIMKNTPHGIKRTLAKVRKMREIRGVIFLVFDCLDFPNLKLVWCPQVLILCMHSALIGGELQKLLLETAHDMQMIDGSLVFVPYDALLYSLPYRNVSHPALRSNRKLRRAYDAVLTVTVDSPRASFMEAYGEAVEKGELAATLKPQQVSPLFGTIYSSVVFVAHAVQRVRLSKEWLSGGNVAQQVRDHNFEGFSHPMKSDASGSVLLDYIILDTDGHSSELMPTHRLDTESDSVRFLGRDVHFPRGSGPGRDAQCWFTPGVICSAGVDLFSTVSVVLGGIGTCVLTAVLIYFVRRRVNQIQLVRGPNKILLTLADVTFINPSLSDKKLSLDDSRATGTKSVSESSVMSPASTRSPATYDNSNVVIYQGDWAWLKRLPSGSFSSINPKTSDLFELMKDMRHENVNPFLGFFLDCGVFAIVTEFCSRGSLEDLLLNDDVKLDWMFKSSLLLDLIKGMKYLHHCGVPHSHLKSRNCVVDGRFVLKITDYGYNEVLDAQRFHYMEPPADELLWTAPELLRGPQPGLRGTLPGDVYSFAIITQEVVIRGPPFCTLDLSAAEVIEKLRKPPPLCRPLVSLDCAPLECIQLMKQCWNEQMEKRPTFEEIFDKFKDINKGKKTNIIDSMLRMLEQYSSNLEELIRERTEELEIEKQKTEKLLTQMLPPSVAEALKVGGTVVPEYFDSVSLYFSDIVGFTTISAASEPIEVVDLLNSLYTLFDAIIGNHDVYKVETIGDAYMVASGVPVPNGKRHVAEIANMSLDILSAVGTFKMRHMPDVPVRIRIGLHTGPCVTGVVGLTMPRYCLFGDTVTTASRMESSGLPYRIHVHQNTVKVLRELNLGYKLELRGRMEVKGKGTEETYWLVGRDGFTKPLPVPPELKSGVATREPKDLRQVFYKAVRKISHIRVVTQLYEDDSVMMSHR, encoded by the exons atggttgtttgttggatTGCATTTCGTGTGCTTAACCAATTGACGACGTTGTCCAGCTGGTCGTGTGATCTGCCGGCGCTAAACTTCACCATGCGAGGACGGAGCCCGGTCTCTCAAAGCCAGAAGCGGGGACGTGACGGCGCCTCCTCCTCTGACTGCCATCTCCTCGCAAGGTTCCTCCTGGTGCTCCTGACCTCGCTGTGTGTGCTCCCGCGCCCGGGCCGGGGGGCCCTGTTTCGGGTCGGGGTGGTGGGCCCCTGGGAGTGTGACCCCATCTTCGCCAAGGCCCTGCCCGACGTGGCGGCCCAGCTGGCTGTCAACCACATCAACAAGGACCCCTCGCTGTCCTACGCTGCCACTTTTGACTACGTCGTGCTGCAC GAGCCGTGTGAGACCTCGAGAGCTCTGGAGAGGTTTTTGGCTTTCCACACCAAAGCCTCAGCTTACGTCGGACCAGCCAACCCGGGATACTGCGATGCTGCCTCAATGCTGAGCAAGGGCTGGAACAAA GCTTTGTTTGCATGGGGCTGCGTGGGCTACGATTTGGACCGCGTCCGGAGACACCCGACCTTCGCCCGCTCCATGCCCAGGCCCACCTGGGTGCTGTTACGGATGATGAGATACTTCAGGTGGGCTCACGTCGGCATCATCGCCGCCTCGGACGACATCTGGGTGGAGACGGCGACCAAG GTGGCCGACTCCCTCCGGGCCCACGCTCTGCCTGTGAGACTGGTGAGCATTATGAAGAACACGCCTCACGGCATCAAGAGGACTCTGGCTAAAGTTCGCAAGATGAGAGAAATACGAGGTGTGATCTTTCTGGTTTTCGACTGTTTGGACTTCCCGAATCTAAAGCTTGTTTGGTGTCCTCAAGTGCTGATCCTCTGCATGCACTCGGCGCTGATTGGCGGCGAGCTTCAGAAGCTGCTGTTGGAGACGGCGCACGACATGCAGATGATTGACGGCTCCCTGGTGTTCGTGCCGTATGACGCGCTTCTCTACAGCCTGCCGTACCGTAACGTGAGCCATCCGGCCCTGAGGAGCAACCGCAAACTGCGGCGGGCCTACGACGCCGTGCTCACCGTCACCGTCGACTCGCCCCGGGCGTCGTTCATGGAGGCCTACGGGGAGGCCGTGGAGAAGGGAGAGCTGGCCGCGACGCTCAAACCCCAGCAG GTGTCTCCCCTCTTCGGCACCATCTACAGCTCCGTGGTATTCGTTGCTCACGCCGTGCAGCGGGTTCGACTTTCCAAGGAGTGGCTGTCCGGTGGGAATGTAGCGCAACAAGTGCGCGACCACAACTTTGAG GGCTTCAGCCATCCCATGAAATCGGATGCTTCCGGAAGCGTTTTATTGGATTATATCATACTCGACACAGACGGACATTCCTCTGAGCTGATGCCGACACACAG GCTCGACACGGAGTCCGACTCGGTGCGCTTCCTGGGTCGAGACGTTCACTTTCCTCGCGGCTCCGGACCTGGACGGGACGCCCAGTGCTGGTTCACTCCAGGTGTCATCTGCTCAGCGG GTGTGGATCTTTTTTCTACCGTTAGCGTTGTGCTCGGCGGCATTGGCACCTGTGTGCTGACCGCGGTGCTGATTTACTTTGTGCG GCGACGTGTCAACCAGATCCAGCTGGTCAGGGGCCCGAACAAGATCCTGCTGACACTAGCGGATGTCACCTTTATCAACCCATCGCTTAGCGACAAG AAGCTGAGCCTGGACGACAGCCGGGCCACCGGGACGAAGAGCGTGTCGGAAAGCAGCGTCATGTCGCCCGCCTCCACCCGATCACCCGCCACGTACGACAACTCCAACGTCGTCATTTACCAG GGGGACTGGGCGTGGCTCAAGAGACTTCCCTCTGGCTCGTTTAGCAGCATCAACCCCAAAACGAGTGACTTGTTTGAGCTG ATGAAGGACATGCGACACGAGAACGTCAACCCTTTCCTGGGCTTCTTCCTCGACTGCGGCGTGTTTGCCATCGTGACCGAGTTTTGCTCCAGGGGGAGCCTGGAAGATCTGCTCCTGAACGACGACGTCAAGCTGGACTGGATGTTCAAGTCCTCCCTGCTGCTGGATTTGATCAAG GGTATGAAGTACCTCCACCACTGCGGCGTGCCTCACTCCCATCTGAAGTCTCGGAACTGTGTGGTGGACGGGCGCTTCGTGTTGAAGATCACGGACTACGGTTACAATGAGGTTCTGGATGCTCAGAGGTTCCACTACATGGAACCACCCGCCgatg AGTTACTGTGGACGGCTCCGGAGCTCCTGAGAGGCCCTCAGCCAGGCCTCCGCGGGACGCTGCCCGGTGACGTGTACAGCTTCGCCATCATCACGCAGGAGGTGGTGATCCGAGGGCCTCCCTTTTGCACGCTGGATCTGTCGGCCGCAG AAGTGATCGAGAAGCTGCGCAAACCGCCTCCTCTGTGTCGCCCGCTGGTTAGTTTGGACTGCGCGCCGTTAGAGTGCATCCAACTGATGAAGCAGTGCTGGAACGAACAGATGGAAAAGAGACCCACGTTCGAGGAGATATTTGACAAG TTCAAGGACATCAACAAGGGCAAGAAGACCAACATCATCGACTCCATGCTGCGGATGCTGGAGCAGTACTCGTCCAACCTGGAGGAGCTGATCCGAGAGCGAACCGAGGAGCTGGAGATCGAGAAGCAGAAGACGGAGAAGCTCCTGACGCAGATGTTGCCTCC ctcCGTGGCAGAAGCCTTGAAGGTGGGCGGTACTGTGGTGCCCGAGTATTTCGACAGCGTGTCTCTCTATTTCAGCGACATCGTGGGCTTCACCACCATCTCGGCCGCCAGCGAGCCAATCGAGGTGGTCGACCTGCTCAACAGCCTCTACACCCTCTTCGACGCCATCATCGGCAACCACGACGTTTACAAG GTGGAGACTATCGGCGACGCCTACATGGTGGCGTCGGGCGTCCCCGTCCCCAACGGCAAGCGGCACGTGGCGGAGATTGCCAACATGTCCCTCGACATCCTGAGCGCGGTGGGAACCTTCAAGATGAGGCACATGCCGGATGTTCCCGTCAGGATCCGCATTGGGCTGCACACAG GTCCGTGCGTCACAGGAGTTGTGGGCCTCACAATGCCGCGCTATTGTTTATTCGGCGACACGGTGACCACCGCCTCTCGCATGGAGTCCAGCGGACTAC CCTACAGGATCCACGTGCACCAGAACACAGTCAAAGTCCTGCGTGAGCTCAACCTGGGCTACAAGCTGGAGTTGAGGGGAAGGATGGAAGTGAAG GGGAAAGGAACAGAAGAGACCTACTGGCTTGTCGGGAGGGACGGATTCACCAAACCTCTTCCTGTACCCCCGGAGCTCAAATCGGG GGTGGCCACCAGAGAGCCAAAGGACCTGAGGCAGGTGTTCTACAAGGCCGTGAGGAAGATCTCGCACATCCGCGTCGTCACACAACTCTACGAGGATGACAGCGTCATGATGTCACATCGCTGA
- the gc2 gene encoding retinal guanylyl cyclase 2 isoform X5 — MFRKDIDRTSRCGGFVADGNKTFCACWSCDLPALNFTMRGRSPVSQSQKRGRDGASSSDCHLLARFLLVLLTSLCVLPRPGRGALFRVGVVGPWECDPIFAKALPDVAAQLAVNHINKDPSLSYAATFDYVVLHEPCETSRALERFLAFHTKASAYVGPANPGYCDAASMLSKGWNKALFAWGCVGYDLDRVRRHPTFARSMPRPTWVLLRMMRYFRWAHVGIIAASDDIWVETATKVADSLRAHALPVRLVSIMKNTPHGIKRTLAKVRKMREIRVLILCMHSALIGGELQKLLLETAHDMQMIDGSLVFVPYDALLYSLPYRNVSHPALRSNRKLRRAYDAVLTVTVDSPRASFMEAYGEAVEKGELAATLKPQQVSPLFGTIYSSVVFVAHAVQRVRLSKEWLSGGNVAQQVRDHNFEGFSHPMKSDASGSVLLDYIILDTDGHSSELMPTHRLDTESDSVRFLGRDVHFPRGSGPGRDAQCWFTPGVICSAGVDLFSTVSVVLGGIGTCVLTAVLIYFVRRRVNQIQLVRGPNKILLTLADVTFINPSLSDKKLSLDDSRATGTKSVSESSVMSPASTRSPATYDNSNVVIYQGDWAWLKRLPSGSFSSINPKTSDLFELMKDMRHENVNPFLGFFLDCGVFAIVTEFCSRGSLEDLLLNDDVKLDWMFKSSLLLDLIKGMKYLHHCGVPHSHLKSRNCVVDGRFVLKITDYGYNEVLDAQRFHYMEPPADELLWTAPELLRGPQPGLRGTLPGDVYSFAIITQEVVIRGPPFCTLDLSAAEVIEKLRKPPPLCRPLVSLDCAPLECIQLMKQCWNEQMEKRPTFEEIFDKFKDINKGKKTNIIDSMLRMLEQYSSNLEELIRERTEELEIEKQKTEKLLTQMLPPSVAEALKVGGTVVPEYFDSVSLYFSDIVGFTTISAASEPIEVVDLLNSLYTLFDAIIGNHDVYKVETIGDAYMVASGVPVPNGKRHVAEIANMSLDILSAVGTFKMRHMPDVPVRIRIGLHTGPCVTGVVGLTMPRYCLFGDTVTTASRMESSGLPYRIHVHQNTVKVLRELNLGYKLELRGRMEVKGKGTEETYWLVGRDGFTKPLPVPPELKSGQMAHGLQMAEIAQHKNRQAQKRRQEQLAKKEN; from the exons ATGTTTCGGAAAGACATCGACCGAACATCTCGCTGCGGGGGATTCGTTGCGGACGGAAACAAGACTTTCTGTGCGTG CTGGTCGTGTGATCTGCCGGCGCTAAACTTCACCATGCGAGGACGGAGCCCGGTCTCTCAAAGCCAGAAGCGGGGACGTGACGGCGCCTCCTCCTCTGACTGCCATCTCCTCGCAAGGTTCCTCCTGGTGCTCCTGACCTCGCTGTGTGTGCTCCCGCGCCCGGGCCGGGGGGCCCTGTTTCGGGTCGGGGTGGTGGGCCCCTGGGAGTGTGACCCCATCTTCGCCAAGGCCCTGCCCGACGTGGCGGCCCAGCTGGCTGTCAACCACATCAACAAGGACCCCTCGCTGTCCTACGCTGCCACTTTTGACTACGTCGTGCTGCAC GAGCCGTGTGAGACCTCGAGAGCTCTGGAGAGGTTTTTGGCTTTCCACACCAAAGCCTCAGCTTACGTCGGACCAGCCAACCCGGGATACTGCGATGCTGCCTCAATGCTGAGCAAGGGCTGGAACAAA GCTTTGTTTGCATGGGGCTGCGTGGGCTACGATTTGGACCGCGTCCGGAGACACCCGACCTTCGCCCGCTCCATGCCCAGGCCCACCTGGGTGCTGTTACGGATGATGAGATACTTCAGGTGGGCTCACGTCGGCATCATCGCCGCCTCGGACGACATCTGGGTGGAGACGGCGACCAAG GTGGCCGACTCCCTCCGGGCCCACGCTCTGCCTGTGAGACTGGTGAGCATTATGAAGAACACGCCTCACGGCATCAAGAGGACTCTGGCTAAAGTTCGCAAGATGAGAGAAATACGAG TGCTGATCCTCTGCATGCACTCGGCGCTGATTGGCGGCGAGCTTCAGAAGCTGCTGTTGGAGACGGCGCACGACATGCAGATGATTGACGGCTCCCTGGTGTTCGTGCCGTATGACGCGCTTCTCTACAGCCTGCCGTACCGTAACGTGAGCCATCCGGCCCTGAGGAGCAACCGCAAACTGCGGCGGGCCTACGACGCCGTGCTCACCGTCACCGTCGACTCGCCCCGGGCGTCGTTCATGGAGGCCTACGGGGAGGCCGTGGAGAAGGGAGAGCTGGCCGCGACGCTCAAACCCCAGCAG GTGTCTCCCCTCTTCGGCACCATCTACAGCTCCGTGGTATTCGTTGCTCACGCCGTGCAGCGGGTTCGACTTTCCAAGGAGTGGCTGTCCGGTGGGAATGTAGCGCAACAAGTGCGCGACCACAACTTTGAG GGCTTCAGCCATCCCATGAAATCGGATGCTTCCGGAAGCGTTTTATTGGATTATATCATACTCGACACAGACGGACATTCCTCTGAGCTGATGCCGACACACAG GCTCGACACGGAGTCCGACTCGGTGCGCTTCCTGGGTCGAGACGTTCACTTTCCTCGCGGCTCCGGACCTGGACGGGACGCCCAGTGCTGGTTCACTCCAGGTGTCATCTGCTCAGCGG GTGTGGATCTTTTTTCTACCGTTAGCGTTGTGCTCGGCGGCATTGGCACCTGTGTGCTGACCGCGGTGCTGATTTACTTTGTGCG GCGACGTGTCAACCAGATCCAGCTGGTCAGGGGCCCGAACAAGATCCTGCTGACACTAGCGGATGTCACCTTTATCAACCCATCGCTTAGCGACAAG AAGCTGAGCCTGGACGACAGCCGGGCCACCGGGACGAAGAGCGTGTCGGAAAGCAGCGTCATGTCGCCCGCCTCCACCCGATCACCCGCCACGTACGACAACTCCAACGTCGTCATTTACCAG GGGGACTGGGCGTGGCTCAAGAGACTTCCCTCTGGCTCGTTTAGCAGCATCAACCCCAAAACGAGTGACTTGTTTGAGCTG ATGAAGGACATGCGACACGAGAACGTCAACCCTTTCCTGGGCTTCTTCCTCGACTGCGGCGTGTTTGCCATCGTGACCGAGTTTTGCTCCAGGGGGAGCCTGGAAGATCTGCTCCTGAACGACGACGTCAAGCTGGACTGGATGTTCAAGTCCTCCCTGCTGCTGGATTTGATCAAG GGTATGAAGTACCTCCACCACTGCGGCGTGCCTCACTCCCATCTGAAGTCTCGGAACTGTGTGGTGGACGGGCGCTTCGTGTTGAAGATCACGGACTACGGTTACAATGAGGTTCTGGATGCTCAGAGGTTCCACTACATGGAACCACCCGCCgatg AGTTACTGTGGACGGCTCCGGAGCTCCTGAGAGGCCCTCAGCCAGGCCTCCGCGGGACGCTGCCCGGTGACGTGTACAGCTTCGCCATCATCACGCAGGAGGTGGTGATCCGAGGGCCTCCCTTTTGCACGCTGGATCTGTCGGCCGCAG AAGTGATCGAGAAGCTGCGCAAACCGCCTCCTCTGTGTCGCCCGCTGGTTAGTTTGGACTGCGCGCCGTTAGAGTGCATCCAACTGATGAAGCAGTGCTGGAACGAACAGATGGAAAAGAGACCCACGTTCGAGGAGATATTTGACAAG TTCAAGGACATCAACAAGGGCAAGAAGACCAACATCATCGACTCCATGCTGCGGATGCTGGAGCAGTACTCGTCCAACCTGGAGGAGCTGATCCGAGAGCGAACCGAGGAGCTGGAGATCGAGAAGCAGAAGACGGAGAAGCTCCTGACGCAGATGTTGCCTCC ctcCGTGGCAGAAGCCTTGAAGGTGGGCGGTACTGTGGTGCCCGAGTATTTCGACAGCGTGTCTCTCTATTTCAGCGACATCGTGGGCTTCACCACCATCTCGGCCGCCAGCGAGCCAATCGAGGTGGTCGACCTGCTCAACAGCCTCTACACCCTCTTCGACGCCATCATCGGCAACCACGACGTTTACAAG GTGGAGACTATCGGCGACGCCTACATGGTGGCGTCGGGCGTCCCCGTCCCCAACGGCAAGCGGCACGTGGCGGAGATTGCCAACATGTCCCTCGACATCCTGAGCGCGGTGGGAACCTTCAAGATGAGGCACATGCCGGATGTTCCCGTCAGGATCCGCATTGGGCTGCACACAG GTCCGTGCGTCACAGGAGTTGTGGGCCTCACAATGCCGCGCTATTGTTTATTCGGCGACACGGTGACCACCGCCTCTCGCATGGAGTCCAGCGGACTAC CCTACAGGATCCACGTGCACCAGAACACAGTCAAAGTCCTGCGTGAGCTCAACCTGGGCTACAAGCTGGAGTTGAGGGGAAGGATGGAAGTGAAG GGGAAAGGAACAGAAGAGACCTACTGGCTTGTCGGGAGGGACGGATTCACCAAACCTCTTCCTGTACCCCCGGAGCTCAAATCGGG GCAAATGGCCCACGGGCTGCAGATGGCCGAGATAGCCCAGCACAAGAACCGGCAAGCCCAGAAGCGGCGACAGGAACAACTTGCAAAGAAGGAAAACTGA
- the gc2 gene encoding retinal guanylyl cyclase 2 isoform X6, which translates to MRGRSPVSQSQKRGRDGASSSDCHLLARFLLVLLTSLCVLPRPGRGALFRVGVVGPWECDPIFAKALPDVAAQLAVNHINKDPSLSYAATFDYVVLHEPCETSRALERFLAFHTKASAYVGPANPGYCDAASMLSKGWNKALFAWGCVGYDLDRVRRHPTFARSMPRPTWVLLRMMRYFRWAHVGIIAASDDIWVETATKVADSLRAHALPVRLVSIMKNTPHGIKRTLAKVRKMREIRGVIFLVFDCLDFPNLKLVWCPQVLILCMHSALIGGELQKLLLETAHDMQMIDGSLVFVPYDALLYSLPYRNVSHPALRSNRKLRRAYDAVLTVTVDSPRASFMEAYGEAVEKGELAATLKPQQVSPLFGTIYSSVVFVAHAVQRVRLSKEWLSGGNVAQQVRDHNFEGFSHPMKSDASGSVLLDYIILDTDGHSSELMPTHRLDTESDSVRFLGRDVHFPRGSGPGRDAQCWFTPGVICSAGVDLFSTVSVVLGGIGTCVLTAVLIYFVRRRVNQIQLVRGPNKILLTLADVTFINPSLSDKKLSLDDSRATGTKSVSESSVMSPASTRSPATYDNSNVVIYQGDWAWLKRLPSGSFSSINPKTSDLFELMKDMRHENVNPFLGFFLDCGVFAIVTEFCSRGSLEDLLLNDDVKLDWMFKSSLLLDLIKGMKYLHHCGVPHSHLKSRNCVVDGRFVLKITDYGYNEVLDAQRFHYMEPPADELLWTAPELLRGPQPGLRGTLPGDVYSFAIITQEVVIRGPPFCTLDLSAAEVIEKLRKPPPLCRPLVSLDCAPLECIQLMKQCWNEQMEKRPTFEEIFDKFKDINKGKKTNIIDSMLRMLEQYSSNLEELIRERTEELEIEKQKTEKLLTQMLPPSVAEALKVGGTVVPEYFDSVSLYFSDIVGFTTISAASEPIEVVDLLNSLYTLFDAIIGNHDVYKVETIGDAYMVASGVPVPNGKRHVAEIANMSLDILSAVGTFKMRHMPDVPVRIRIGLHTGPCVTGVVGLTMPRYCLFGDTVTTASRMESSGLPYRIHVHQNTVKVLRELNLGYKLELRGRMEVKGKGTEETYWLVGRDGFTKPLPVPPELKSGVATREPKDLRQVFYKAVRKISHIRVVTQLYEDDSVMMSHR; encoded by the exons ATGCGAGGACGGAGCCCGGTCTCTCAAAGCCAGAAGCGGGGACGTGACGGCGCCTCCTCCTCTGACTGCCATCTCCTCGCAAGGTTCCTCCTGGTGCTCCTGACCTCGCTGTGTGTGCTCCCGCGCCCGGGCCGGGGGGCCCTGTTTCGGGTCGGGGTGGTGGGCCCCTGGGAGTGTGACCCCATCTTCGCCAAGGCCCTGCCCGACGTGGCGGCCCAGCTGGCTGTCAACCACATCAACAAGGACCCCTCGCTGTCCTACGCTGCCACTTTTGACTACGTCGTGCTGCAC GAGCCGTGTGAGACCTCGAGAGCTCTGGAGAGGTTTTTGGCTTTCCACACCAAAGCCTCAGCTTACGTCGGACCAGCCAACCCGGGATACTGCGATGCTGCCTCAATGCTGAGCAAGGGCTGGAACAAA GCTTTGTTTGCATGGGGCTGCGTGGGCTACGATTTGGACCGCGTCCGGAGACACCCGACCTTCGCCCGCTCCATGCCCAGGCCCACCTGGGTGCTGTTACGGATGATGAGATACTTCAGGTGGGCTCACGTCGGCATCATCGCCGCCTCGGACGACATCTGGGTGGAGACGGCGACCAAG GTGGCCGACTCCCTCCGGGCCCACGCTCTGCCTGTGAGACTGGTGAGCATTATGAAGAACACGCCTCACGGCATCAAGAGGACTCTGGCTAAAGTTCGCAAGATGAGAGAAATACGAGGTGTGATCTTTCTGGTTTTCGACTGTTTGGACTTCCCGAATCTAAAGCTTGTTTGGTGTCCTCAAGTGCTGATCCTCTGCATGCACTCGGCGCTGATTGGCGGCGAGCTTCAGAAGCTGCTGTTGGAGACGGCGCACGACATGCAGATGATTGACGGCTCCCTGGTGTTCGTGCCGTATGACGCGCTTCTCTACAGCCTGCCGTACCGTAACGTGAGCCATCCGGCCCTGAGGAGCAACCGCAAACTGCGGCGGGCCTACGACGCCGTGCTCACCGTCACCGTCGACTCGCCCCGGGCGTCGTTCATGGAGGCCTACGGGGAGGCCGTGGAGAAGGGAGAGCTGGCCGCGACGCTCAAACCCCAGCAG GTGTCTCCCCTCTTCGGCACCATCTACAGCTCCGTGGTATTCGTTGCTCACGCCGTGCAGCGGGTTCGACTTTCCAAGGAGTGGCTGTCCGGTGGGAATGTAGCGCAACAAGTGCGCGACCACAACTTTGAG GGCTTCAGCCATCCCATGAAATCGGATGCTTCCGGAAGCGTTTTATTGGATTATATCATACTCGACACAGACGGACATTCCTCTGAGCTGATGCCGACACACAG GCTCGACACGGAGTCCGACTCGGTGCGCTTCCTGGGTCGAGACGTTCACTTTCCTCGCGGCTCCGGACCTGGACGGGACGCCCAGTGCTGGTTCACTCCAGGTGTCATCTGCTCAGCGG GTGTGGATCTTTTTTCTACCGTTAGCGTTGTGCTCGGCGGCATTGGCACCTGTGTGCTGACCGCGGTGCTGATTTACTTTGTGCG GCGACGTGTCAACCAGATCCAGCTGGTCAGGGGCCCGAACAAGATCCTGCTGACACTAGCGGATGTCACCTTTATCAACCCATCGCTTAGCGACAAG AAGCTGAGCCTGGACGACAGCCGGGCCACCGGGACGAAGAGCGTGTCGGAAAGCAGCGTCATGTCGCCCGCCTCCACCCGATCACCCGCCACGTACGACAACTCCAACGTCGTCATTTACCAG GGGGACTGGGCGTGGCTCAAGAGACTTCCCTCTGGCTCGTTTAGCAGCATCAACCCCAAAACGAGTGACTTGTTTGAGCTG ATGAAGGACATGCGACACGAGAACGTCAACCCTTTCCTGGGCTTCTTCCTCGACTGCGGCGTGTTTGCCATCGTGACCGAGTTTTGCTCCAGGGGGAGCCTGGAAGATCTGCTCCTGAACGACGACGTCAAGCTGGACTGGATGTTCAAGTCCTCCCTGCTGCTGGATTTGATCAAG GGTATGAAGTACCTCCACCACTGCGGCGTGCCTCACTCCCATCTGAAGTCTCGGAACTGTGTGGTGGACGGGCGCTTCGTGTTGAAGATCACGGACTACGGTTACAATGAGGTTCTGGATGCTCAGAGGTTCCACTACATGGAACCACCCGCCgatg AGTTACTGTGGACGGCTCCGGAGCTCCTGAGAGGCCCTCAGCCAGGCCTCCGCGGGACGCTGCCCGGTGACGTGTACAGCTTCGCCATCATCACGCAGGAGGTGGTGATCCGAGGGCCTCCCTTTTGCACGCTGGATCTGTCGGCCGCAG AAGTGATCGAGAAGCTGCGCAAACCGCCTCCTCTGTGTCGCCCGCTGGTTAGTTTGGACTGCGCGCCGTTAGAGTGCATCCAACTGATGAAGCAGTGCTGGAACGAACAGATGGAAAAGAGACCCACGTTCGAGGAGATATTTGACAAG TTCAAGGACATCAACAAGGGCAAGAAGACCAACATCATCGACTCCATGCTGCGGATGCTGGAGCAGTACTCGTCCAACCTGGAGGAGCTGATCCGAGAGCGAACCGAGGAGCTGGAGATCGAGAAGCAGAAGACGGAGAAGCTCCTGACGCAGATGTTGCCTCC ctcCGTGGCAGAAGCCTTGAAGGTGGGCGGTACTGTGGTGCCCGAGTATTTCGACAGCGTGTCTCTCTATTTCAGCGACATCGTGGGCTTCACCACCATCTCGGCCGCCAGCGAGCCAATCGAGGTGGTCGACCTGCTCAACAGCCTCTACACCCTCTTCGACGCCATCATCGGCAACCACGACGTTTACAAG GTGGAGACTATCGGCGACGCCTACATGGTGGCGTCGGGCGTCCCCGTCCCCAACGGCAAGCGGCACGTGGCGGAGATTGCCAACATGTCCCTCGACATCCTGAGCGCGGTGGGAACCTTCAAGATGAGGCACATGCCGGATGTTCCCGTCAGGATCCGCATTGGGCTGCACACAG GTCCGTGCGTCACAGGAGTTGTGGGCCTCACAATGCCGCGCTATTGTTTATTCGGCGACACGGTGACCACCGCCTCTCGCATGGAGTCCAGCGGACTAC CCTACAGGATCCACGTGCACCAGAACACAGTCAAAGTCCTGCGTGAGCTCAACCTGGGCTACAAGCTGGAGTTGAGGGGAAGGATGGAAGTGAAG GGGAAAGGAACAGAAGAGACCTACTGGCTTGTCGGGAGGGACGGATTCACCAAACCTCTTCCTGTACCCCCGGAGCTCAAATCGGG GGTGGCCACCAGAGAGCCAAAGGACCTGAGGCAGGTGTTCTACAAGGCCGTGAGGAAGATCTCGCACATCCGCGTCGTCACACAACTCTACGAGGATGACAGCGTCATGATGTCACATCGCTGA